The genomic interval ATAAAGAACTCACGTTGGTCAGATTATAATTATCGATTTGATTACTATTTAAATCTATCAAAGAAATTGAACTTCCGGTAAAATCTTTATTATTTAAACTAATCAATTGATCCTTAACCAACATTAAGTTTTCAGGATTTTTTCCTTCCGGTCCTAATTCTAAAATTGCTTCTAATTTCAATGTCGTTAAATTCAACTTTACAATTTTACCAACTTCTTTTCCAAAATCAAAACCATTATTAATTGCAATAAATGCATTATCATCCTTTACGATTATATTTTCAGCAGTATACGGTAAAACTTGATAGGGTACTTCGTAAATTAAATCAAATGTATGCTTATTATAGATTTGTATGTAAGCTGAAAGTTGCTTTAAATATTCACCTCGTGTAACAATGAGGAAGTCTTTATAACAAGCTAATTTTCTCACTCCTTCCAGGGTAAAGGATCTCAATTTTTGGTGCGATAATAAATCATACACAACTATTTCTTTGTCTGCAGCTACCCAATAACTTGATCCATCTTGAATTATATCCGAAGCAAAACGCGCACCAGCTACTTCGTTTAATTTTGTATAAATTCTGCTATTAATATCAAAATTTCCAATAGAAACAGGTTCAATAATGGTGTTTTTAGTATAATCAAAAGCACCTTCATTTAAAACTAAAATTTTAGTTAATTGTGCATTAATTAGAGAATTATATATTAAAATATAAAATAATATAAATACTATTTGTTTGCTTCGCATAGGTTTCAATTTTAGTCAAAAATAAACAAATAAATGAATTCATAGTGGTTGCTGATCCAATTATAACTTAACAGGATAAGCGGCATCTACAATTCCTTTGCGTATTTTATCCAATTTTTTCTGTAATATTTGACGCCTCACAGGCT from Saprospiraceae bacterium carries:
- a CDS encoding T9SS type A sorting domain-containing protein, with translation MRSKQIVFILFYILIYNSLINAQLTKILVLNEGAFDYTKNTIIEPVSIGNFDINSRIYTKLNEVAGARFASDIIQDGSSYWVAADKEIVVYDLLSHQKLRSFTLEGVRKLACYKDFLIVTRGEYLKQLSAYIQIYNKHTFDLIYEVPYQVLPYTAENIIVKDDNAFIAINNGFDFGKEVGKIVKLNLTTLKLEAILELGPEGKNPENLMLVKDQLISLNNKDFTGSSISLIDLNSNQIDNYNLTNVSSLCGTSTLVGESVLYQEIGKEDLGLFQLNTKQSAFYKNIGKSFYGMSYDSKSNLICAAETDFKSFGRVNVYDSNLDEKYVFTAGVSPGYFVFVNASSVSTKQLESLQFELSPNPIVSKFKIITKDPIDEIKVMDFYGKVLIHKKQKSIDLEGLQAGAYILSVQNKDQIGYKRFVKIQK